From the genome of Amia ocellicauda isolate fAmiCal2 chromosome 14, fAmiCal2.hap1, whole genome shotgun sequence, one region includes:
- the LOC136767523 gene encoding semaphorin-7A, producing MNALIFIGSLISLASASNNERLPRLQFTLQEPARFHYANPENYTSLFHQEGTDVIYIGGRAVIYVLNFTESGLKETQIPVTLDENGREACLDRRAAPEAECENFITVIQKVNDTFVICGTNAGSPKCWLLQNETELTDTTSNGQLMVASHITPPFPSQRSISLSTEGNLYSALSASGQGGGSIRRTYGPRRLLKTEDKWLQNPEFAGAAMVPGVSSHKEEIYFFFSEKNRTATVDEDPYRARIGRVCMVDEGGIKNVLPDSWTTFLKARIMCGVRNSPQQYNRFKEAFLLTGVEKRTGVLYGVFANAWDSTVVCAYSIEEIDKSFSTSKLKGYSSSLPAHRPGTCAFKNVTSTLAAKTLSVIRDHPELEGAIQPVGKGPLTLPTTQRFTKAAADMVLGVNDEHYSILYLGTDKGNVLKVLHTTEVAFIISQYSLFNTETPVTSLAIDSQKGHLYVGTSSEIQRLPLADCRLYGDSCRECVLSRDPYCGWDKGSDKCVAVPKGYNISSSSTILQSLDQSNTSVCGDSADLKAPSTDPKEVLVDQDSPILLPCPVRSYHAYYTWEKDNCQKRYPCSISGGSCILAPTPDLPLKEGIFRCVALENGRKEEIVSYHLVFNGALPSAPACASLATSFLLAAITVWLL from the exons AGCCCGCACGGTTTCATTATGCCAACCCTGAGAACTACACATCGCTTTTCCACCAAGAGGGCACTGACGTCATCTATATTGGCGGCCGAGCTGTGATCTATGTGCTGAATTTCACGGAATCCGGGCTGAAGGAGACGCAG ATTCCGGTGACGTTAGATGAGAATGGCAGAGAAGCCTGCCTGGACAGACGTGCTGCACCAGAG gccGAGTGTGAGAACTTCATCACCGTTATTCAGAAAGTCAACGACACTTTTGTGATCTGTGGCACAAATGCTGGTAGCCCCAAGTGTTGGCTTTTG CAAAATGAAACTGAGCTGACAGACACAACCAGCAATGGCCAGCTGATGGTGGCCTCCCACATCACCCCGCCATTCCCCTCTCAGCGATCCATCAGTCTTTCCACAG agGGGAACCTGTACTCGGCGCTTTCCGCATCCGGGCAGGGGGGAGGCTCCATCCGTCGCACCTACGGCCCCCGCAGGCTGCTGAAGACTGAGGACAAGTGGCTGCAGA ACCCTGAGTTTGCTGGTGCGGCCATGGTCCCCGGGGTGTCTAGCCACAAGGAGGAGATCTACTTCTTCTTCAGCGAGAAAAACAGGACAGCCACTGTAGACGAGGACCCTTACCGGGCAAGAATTGGGCGTGTCTGCAtg GTGGATGAAGGGGGCATCAAGAACGTTCTGCCCGATTCCTGGACCACGTTCCTGAAGGCTCGAATCATGTGTGGTGTGCGCAACAGCCCCCAGCAATACAATCGCTTCAAGGAGGCCTTTCTCCTGACTGGTGTGGAGAAGAGGACCGGAGTCCTGTACGGAGTCTTCGCCAATGCCTG GGACTCTACTGTGGTGTGTGCTTACTCCATCGAGGAGATAGACAAGAGTTTCAGCACATCCAAACTGAAGGGCTACAGCAGCAGCCTGCCAGCACATCGGCCCGGAACG TGTGCGTTTAAGAATGTCACCTCCACCTTGGCAGCCAAGACCCTGAGCGTGATCCGAGACCACCCCGAACTTGAGGGCGCCATCCAGCCAGTGGGGAAAGGTCCTCTGACCCTGCCCACCACGCAGAGATTCACCAAGGCCGCTGCCGACATGGTGCTGGGAGTCAACGATGAACACTACAGCATCCTGTACCTGGGCACAG acAAAGGGAATGTTCTGAAAGTGCTGCATACCACTGAAGTAGCTTTCATCATCTCCCAGTACTCCCTGTTCAACACCGAAACCCCAGTTACCTCCCTGGCCATTGACTCCCAGAAG GGCCACCTCTATGTGGGCACCTCCTCTGAGATACAGCGCCTCCCCCTGGCGGACTGCCGACTCTACGGGGACAGCTGCCGAGAATGCGTCCTCTCCCGCGACCCATACTGCGGCTGGGACAAAGGCAGTGACAAATGCGTGGCGGTCCCCAAGGGATACAATATCAGCTCTAG CAGCACCATTCTTCAAAGCCTGGACCAATCCAACACCTCCGTGTGTGGAGACTCTGCAG aTCTAAAGGCCCCCAGCACTGACCCCAAAGAGGTGCTGGTGGATCAGGACAGCCCAATCCTGCTGCCATGTCCGGTCCGTTCCTACCACGCCTACTACACCTGGGAGAAGGACAACTGCCAGAAACGTTACCCCTGCTCTATCAGCGGGGGGTCCTGCATCCTCGCGCCCACCCCTGACCTGCCCCTCAAAGAGGGCATCTTCCGCTGCGTGGCCCTGGAGAATGGCCGCAAAGAGGAAATCGTCTCCTACCACCTGGTCTTCAACGGCGCCCTCCCCAGTGCCCCGGCCTGTGCCTCCCTGGCTACGTCCTTCCTGCTAGCAGCCATTACTGTCTGGCTACTGTAG